A genomic stretch from Aedes albopictus strain Foshan chromosome 2, AalbF5, whole genome shotgun sequence includes:
- the LOC109403203 gene encoding zinc finger protein 808, with amino-acid sequence MFPKTGKMEHVSLSSTIRAVMKVSLTMDDFLTEICERCLVKVDVLKSWARETLQQEMDFRELMTFARQECESAVMEMKVEAVLVETKEEIPDEVMPGHGSREVSPAVDGGEPDETVNEEIADRKEVKHESKNDSIIEIESSSEEDDVPLSKLRKKCRKRVIKTVPKVKKVRQRKQTFPKEITQKKKRGRKPGSPKPLRQEYLRDILARKCYICNTSMDDIDGLVAHLTETHAGKIDYKCDECNKTFGKVTIYNRHLSCHDITVRPRKCAFCTLCFSAKESLKIHENKVHGADHPLPKRYKRRTKIFQCEQCGKIFLNDALLKQHDLYQHKKLPAATCKLCGKTFATKANLEKHYIVHSNERPYKCDKCSAAYKTSTALTKHSLLHDNLLPYECRYCEERFLTQGQYAKHRVLNHNTQMGKFAERNVISRSLPCALCSEVFSRSSDLQKHINEGHPDVPYPYLTCPECPEQFLQEQQLITHRNVHTDLFVCTICNKHNSSAAQLRDHMEAHVPSQPWQCNICLKRFSLQSNFSRHRLIHQDDKRFKCEFCGKGFSQKGQLMNHRRTHTGERPFTCPVCGRSFGDQPTYYKHRKRCMEKDGPSGEIQDEQDACEY; translated from the coding sequence ATGTTCCCCAAAACCGGCAAGATGGAACACGTGTCGCTGAGCAGCACCATTCGGGCGGTGATGAAGGTGTCGCTGACGATGGATGATTTTCTGACGGAAATTTGCGAACGCTGCCTGGTGAAGGTGGATGTCCTGAAGTCTTGGGCCCGGGAGACCCTACAGCAGGAGATGGACTTCAGAGAGCTGATGACGTTCGCGCGGCAGGAATGTGAATCGGCCGTGATGGAAATGAAAGTTGAGGCCGTGCTGGTGGAGACGAAGGAAGAGATTCCAGACGAAGTGATGCCGGGACATGGATCGAGAGAGGTTAGTCCGGCTGTTGACGGAGGGGAACCTGACGAAACGGTAAATGAAGAGATCGCTGATAGGAAAGAAGTAAAACATGAGTCCAAAAATGATTCAATAATAGAGATTGAATCGTCTAGCGAAGAAGACGATGTGCCACTGTCGAAGCTTCGTAAGAAATGTAGGAAGAGGGTTATCAAAACTGTTCCAAAGGTTAAGAAAGTACGCCAAAGAAAGCAGACGTTCCCAAAAGAAATAACCCAAAAGAAGAAACGAGGTCGTAAACCTGGATCACCGAAACCACTTAGACAGGAATACTTGCGGGATATTCTAGCTAGGAAGTGCTACATTTGCAATACATCTATGGATGACATCGACGGGCTGGTGGCACATCTAACGGAAACGCACGCCGGCAAAATTGATTACAAATGTGACGAATGTAACAAGACATTCGGAAAGGTTACAATCTACAATCGACATCTCAGTTGTCACGACATAACGGTTCGTCCGAGGAAATGTGCTTTCTGTACGCTATGTTTCAGCGCCAAAGAGAGTCTTAAAATTCACGAGAACAAAGTTCATGGGGCGGATCACCCCTTGCCGAAGCGATACAAGCGCCGAACGAAGATCTTCCAGTGCGAACAATGTGGAAAAATCTTCCTGAACGATGCGTTGCTCAAGCAGCATGACCTGTATCAACATAAGAAGCTACCGGCAGCAACCTGCAAACTTTGTGGCAAGACGTTCGCCACCAAAGCCAACCTGGAGAAACACTACATTGTCCATTCCAACGAACGACCCTACAAGTGCGACAAATGTTCCGCGGCCTACAAAACGTCCACCGCCCTGACTAAGCACTCGCTTCTGCACGACAATCTCCTGCCGTACGAGTGCCGCTACTGCGAGGAACGCTTCCTCACCCAGGGCCAATACGCGAAGCACCGAGTACTGAACCACAACACCCAAATGGGCAAATTCGCCGAGCGGAACGTTATCTCCCGATCGTTACCATGTGCCCTCTGCTCCGAAGTCTTCTCCCGATCCAGTGACCTGCAGAAGCACATCAACGAAGGCCACCCGGATGTCCCTTACCCGTATCTAACCTGTCCGGAGTGTCCCGAGCAGTTCCTGCAAGAGCAACAGCTCATCACCCATCGCAACGTCCACACGGATCTCTTCGTGTGCACCATCTGCAATAAACACAACTCTTCCGCGGCGCAGCTCCGAGATCACATGGAGGCGCACGTCCCGTCGCAACCGTGGCAGTGCAACATCTGCCTAAAACGATTCAGTCTGCAGTCGAACTTTTCGCGTCACCGGCTAATCCATCAGGACGATAAGCGCTTCAAGTGCGAGTTCTGCGGCAAGGGTTTCTCGCAGAAGGGCCAGCTGATGAACCACCGGCGGACGCACACCGGAGAACGGCCGTTTACTTGCCCGGTGTGTGGCCGCAGCTTTGGAGATCAACCGACGTACTACAAACATAGGAAACGCTGCATGGAGAAGGATGGTCCTTCGGGGGAAATCCAGGACGAACAAGACGCTTGTGAGTATTGA